Proteins encoded by one window of Lycium barbarum isolate Lr01 chromosome 11, ASM1917538v2, whole genome shotgun sequence:
- the LOC132619156 gene encoding uncharacterized protein LOC132619156 codes for MGFALNCSLLSVLAVVGSLRAVKSSFPEALLSAGIELLVLTSSRSFFSWSGLVCQFLLRYLCFFGDPTDEISNGCGRMIFLDHMVGKKMVDLEISKFGTLVTVCIEKGSSPILSGTSNDLLGGMGFAIFALDCSFLCACSHRVLPSSSSFMEQPYLLVC; via the exons ATGGGCTTTGCACTTAACTGTTCCCTTCTTTCTGTGCTTGCAGTCGTTGGGTCTTTAAGAGCAGTGAAATCTTCCTTTCCTGAAGCATTGTTGTCTGCTGGAATTGAG CTGTTGGTTCTTACGAGCAGTAGATCCTTCTTTTCATGGAGCGGCCTTGTTTGTCAATTTTTGTTGAG GTACTTGTGTTTCTTTGGTGATCCAACTGATGAGATCTCTAATGGTTGTGGACGCATG ATATTTTTAGACCACATGGTGGGAAAAAAGATGGTTGATTTGGAAATTTCAAAGTTTGGTACTCTGGTCACAGTGTGCATCGAGAAAGGGAGTTCTCCGATCTTGTCTGGCACCTCTAATGATCTCCTGGGTGGTATGGGTTTTGCGATCTTTGCACTTGATTGTTCCTTTTTATGTGCTTGCAGTCATCGGGTCTTACCGAGCAGTTCTTCTTTCATGGAGCAACCTTATTTGTTGGTTTGTTGA